A genome region from Drosophila simulans strain w501 chromosome 2R, Prin_Dsim_3.1, whole genome shotgun sequence includes the following:
- the LOC6733959 gene encoding larval cuticle protein 65Ag1 yields MFALLLILTGCQLLWSCPAECTSINEPVPILKSVAEQLSSGSYLFSFESADGTYREELGIVSTDSKTSDDDLEVSGIYRYINDWGQEVEVRYTADKNGFLPHVRYISNGEAYKPIRI; encoded by the exons ATGTTCGCATTG CTATTGATCTTGACTGGCTGCCAACTGCTGTGGAGTTGCCCCGCTGAGTGTACTTCCATTAACGAGCCGGTGCCAATCCTCAAATCGGTGGCCGAACAACTTAGCTCGGGTTCCTACCTATTTTCGTTCGAGTCCGCAGATGGCACCTACCGCGAGGAACTGGGCATAGTGAGCACCGATTCGAAGACATCTGACGACGATCTCGAGGTGTCCGGTATTTATCGCTATATCAACGACTGGGGCCAGGAGGTGGAGGTGCGCTATACGGCGGACAAGAATGGCTTTCTGCCCCACGTTCGGTACATATCCAATGGGGAAGCCTATAAACCAATTCGCATATAG
- the LOC6733960 gene encoding mediator of RNA polymerase II transcription subunit 15 — translation MSVPRTPRFRHLRWVACLLASICISVSQAQLPGTSFQGQRPQVPPLQPLQQQANPFQRRQPNPVQGQGLFPGQRNPLNPLAPPLTGAALQNPYTRYNQYQQQNYVPITAYQNELNLDGSFSYGYSSADGTTAQAQGYVKNLGYGEGVEAQVIQGSYSYTSPEGTPITVRYIADENGFRAEGTGIPSSPQYFAGAQPYQQGLLNPNLNPYQTPFRQLPPPLPNAPFRPQLPGQQPLTPLQQQQQQQQQQLQQQRGFQQQQQPNSGQYQPDQPFNQLHSGNLPGQYAGQFGQQSFGSNLTAQQAQQQQNLNQQQQQQQQQQQQQQQQKEQQNEQQQQALITQQLRGRPNNLVDPYGYNQYGRRFKKSPKK, via the exons ATGTCTGTACCCCGCACCCCTCGATTCCGGCACCTCCGCTGGGTGGCCTGTCTACTGGCCAGCATCTGCATCTCCGTCAGCCAGGCTCAGTTGCCAGGAACCAGCTTCCAGGGACAGCGTCCGCAGGTGCCTCCACTGCAGCCTCTGCAACAGCAGGCCAATCCCTTCCAGCGACGCCAGCCGAATCCCGTACAGGGTCAAGGACTGTTTCCCGGTCAGCGGAATCCACTGAACCCACTGGCACCTCCTCTAACTGGAGCTGCTCTACAGAATCCCTATACCCGCTACAACCAGTACCAGCAGCAAAACTACGTGCCCATCACTGCCTACCAAAACGAACTCAATCTGGATGGAAGCTTCTCCTACGGATACTCGTCGGCCGATGGAACCACTGCCCAGGCACAGGGATACGTGAAGAACTTGGGATATGGTGAGGGTGTGGAGGCACAG GTGATTCAGGGATCCTACTCGTACACCTCGCCGGAAGGCACACCCATCACAGTGCGCTACATCGCCGATGAGAACGGATTTCGAGCGGAGGGCACTGGGATTCCATCTAGCCCGCAATATTTCGCGGGTGCTCAGCCCTATCAACAGGGCTTGCTCAATCCCAATTTGAATCCATACCAGACGCCCTTCCGCCAGCTGCCACCCCCACTGCCCAACGCACCCTTTCGTCCCCAGCTTCCAGGACAACAGCCGCTGACTccgctgcaacagcagcagcagcagcaacaacagcagctgcaacagcaacgtggtttccagcagcagcagcaaccaaacTCCGGGCAATATCAACCGGATCAGCCGTTCAATCAGTTGCATTCCGGCAACTTACCCGGCCAGTATGCCGGacaatttggccaacaatCGTTTGGCAGCAATCTTACTGCGCAACaggcacaacagcagcagaatctcaaccagcaacagcagcagcagcaacagcagcaacagcaacagcaacagcagaaggagcagcaaaacgagcagcagcaacaggcccTAATCACCCAGCAACTGAGGGGCAGGCCCAACAACCTGGTGGATCCCTATGGCTATAATCAGTACGGCAGACGCTTCAAGAAGTCCCCAAAGAAATAA
- the LOC6733961 gene encoding glycine-rich cell wall structural protein isoform X5: MALKWALVITTLVVAQAAKLDNKYLPPPASAASAGGSPGAGLQGPGGGFGGGGGGGGFGGGGAGGGYGAGGGGGPAGGFGGGAGGAGGGGAGGFGGGNNGLGGFANGRPIAPGGGGGGGAPAPRPSPSGGAPPASGPPIPILSFVNENDGDGNYRFSYETGNGIKAQEEGTVKNKGSENEIPSVMGSYSYTNPEGELVEIMYTADENGFVPSGNALPTPPPIPEAIAKSLAAQGISILPGGGYSGGPGGQGAGGGGGGGSGYGGGSGFGGGGAGGGSGGGGGGAGGGGGYGSGGGGGRGGAPGGPGAPGGGGFGGQGGGGGYGGAGGGAGRGGSPGGPGSPGGGGFGGQGGAGGGYGAGGGGGRGGGGAPGAPGSPGAGGFGGQGGGGGFGGGGGRGGAPGAPGSPGGGGYGGQGGAGGGYGGGGGRGGGGAPGAPGAPGSPGAGGFGGQGGGGGFGGGAGRGGAPGAPGGGGGYGGGAGRGGAPGAPGSPGGGGFGGQGGGGGFGGGGGRGGAGGAPGGPGSPGGPGYGGGAGGPGGAGGRPGGPGLPGNQYVPPAAGGGAPGSPGRPGSKGAPGTGSQYIPPAPGAPGGGRGNGEFNPQTGYSY; the protein is encoded by the exons ATGGCTCTTAAGTGG GCTCTGGTGATCACGACGCTGGTGGTTGCCCAAGCAGCCAAGCTGGATAACAAATACCTGCCCCCACCTGCAAGTGCGGCCAGTGCGGGCGGCAGTCCGGGAGCAGGGCTCCAGGGCCCAGGAGGTGGCTTcggcggaggtggtggcggtggaggaTTCGGTGGCGGCGGAGCGGGTGGAGGTTATGGAgcaggcggcggaggcggacCAGCTGGCGGCTTCGGGGGAGGTgccggaggagcaggcggTGGTGGAGCTGGCGGCTTCGGTGGTGGTAACAACGGACTGGGTGGCTTCGCAAACGGACGACCCATTGCTcctggcggcggcggaggcggcggagcACCTGCTCCACGTCCCAGTCCATCAGGTGGCGCGCCACCAGCTTCTGGACCTCCCATTCCGATCCTCTCATTTGTCAACGAGAACGACGGCGATGGCAACTACCGCTTTAGCTACGAGACCGGAAATGGTATCAAGGCCCAGGAGGAGGGCACCGTCAAGAACAAGGGATCTGAGAATGAAATCCCATCCGTGATGGGCTCGTACTCCTACACGAATCCCGAGGGCGAACTTGTCGAGATCATGTATACGGCGGATGAGAATGGCTTTGTGCCCTCGGGCAATGCCCTGCCCACTCCACCGCCCATTCCGGAAGCGATAGCCAAATCTCTGGCTGCCCAGGGCATCTCCATTCTGCCGGGTGGTGGATACAGTGGAGGTCCTGGAGGACAGG gagcaggtggcggcggaggcggtggtTCGGGATATGGAGGCGGATCTGGATTTGGAGGCGGCGGCGCAGGAGGTGGATCcggtggaggcggaggaggagcaggtggtggcggtggatATGGATCAG gaggcggcggtggtcgTGGAGGAGCACCAGGAGGTCCAG gTGCGCCAGGTGGAGGCGGATTCGGAGGTCAAG gaggtggtggaggctatggaggagcaggtggcgGAGCTGGTCGCGGTGGTTCTCCGGGAGGTCCTG GATCACCAGGCGGCGGCGGATTCGGTGGTCAAGGAGGTGCTGGCGGCGGTTATGGggccggcggcggcggaggacgcggtggtggtggagcaCCAGGAGCTCCGG GATCACCTGGCGCTGGAGGTTTCGGAGGTCAAG gtggtggcggtggatTCGGAGGTGGCGGCGGACGCGGCGGAGCTCCAGGTGCTCCCG GATCACCAGGCGGAGGCGGATATGGCGGCCAGGGAGGTGCTGGCGGCGGCtatggaggcggcggcggtcgcggtggtggtggagcaCCAGGTGCGCCAGGAGCTCCAGGATCCCCAGGTGCTGGCGGATTCGGCGGTCAAG GAGGTGGTGGCGGATTCGGAGGAGGCGCTGGACGCGGAGGTGCCCCAGGAGCTCCAG gtggtggtggcggatACGGAGGCGGCGCCGGTCGTGGTGGTGCCCCAGGAGCTCCTG GCTCTcccggaggaggaggattcGGAGGTCAAG gaggtggtggcggctttggcggcggcggtggtcgcggtggagctggaggagcaccCGGTGGACCCG GATCCCCAGGCGGTCCAGGTTATGGAGGAGGTGCCGGTGGACCAG GAGGTGCCGGTGGACGTCCAGGCGGACCAGGATTGCCCGGCAACCAGTACGTTCCACCCGCGGCTGGTGGCGGAGCACCCGGCTCGCCAGGCCGACCAGGATCGAAAGGAGCTCCCGGCACAGGATCACAGTACATTCCACCTGCACCGGGAGCGCCGGGCGGAGGTCGTGGAAACGGGGAGTTCAATCCTCAGACGGGCTATAGCTACTAA
- the LOC6733961 gene encoding glycine-rich cell wall structural protein isoform X4 — protein MALKWALVITTLVVAQAAKLDNKYLPPPASAASAGGSPGAGLQGPGGGFGGGGGGGGFGGGGAGGGYGAGGGGGPAGGFGGGAGGAGGGGAGGFGGGNNGLGGFANGRPIAPGGGGGGGAPAPRPSPSGGAPPASGPPIPILSFVNENDGDGNYRFSYETGNGIKAQEEGTVKNKGSENEIPSVMGSYSYTNPEGELVEIMYTADENGFVPSGNALPTPPPIPEAIAKSLAAQGISILPGGGYSGGPGGQGAGGGGGGGSGYGGGSGFGGGGAGGGSGGGGGGAGGGGGYGSGGGGGRGGAPGGPGAPGGGGFGGQGGGGGYGGAGGGAGRGGSPGGPGSPGGGGFGGQGGAGGGYGAGGGGGRGGGGAPGAPGSPGAGGFGGQGGGGGFGGGGGRGGAPGAPGSPGGGGYGGQGGAGGGYGGGGGRGGGGAPGAPGAPGSPGAGGFGGQGGGGGFGGGAGRGGAPGAPGSPGGGGFGGQGGGGGYGGGAGRGGAPGAPGSPGGGGFGGQGGGGGFGGGGGRGGAGGAPGGPGSPGGPGYGGGAGGPGGAGGRPGGPGLPGNQYVPPAAGGGAPGSPGRPGSKGAPGTGSQYIPPAPGAPGGGRGNGEFNPQTGYSY, from the exons ATGGCTCTTAAGTGG GCTCTGGTGATCACGACGCTGGTGGTTGCCCAAGCAGCCAAGCTGGATAACAAATACCTGCCCCCACCTGCAAGTGCGGCCAGTGCGGGCGGCAGTCCGGGAGCAGGGCTCCAGGGCCCAGGAGGTGGCTTcggcggaggtggtggcggtggaggaTTCGGTGGCGGCGGAGCGGGTGGAGGTTATGGAgcaggcggcggaggcggacCAGCTGGCGGCTTCGGGGGAGGTgccggaggagcaggcggTGGTGGAGCTGGCGGCTTCGGTGGTGGTAACAACGGACTGGGTGGCTTCGCAAACGGACGACCCATTGCTcctggcggcggcggaggcggcggagcACCTGCTCCACGTCCCAGTCCATCAGGTGGCGCGCCACCAGCTTCTGGACCTCCCATTCCGATCCTCTCATTTGTCAACGAGAACGACGGCGATGGCAACTACCGCTTTAGCTACGAGACCGGAAATGGTATCAAGGCCCAGGAGGAGGGCACCGTCAAGAACAAGGGATCTGAGAATGAAATCCCATCCGTGATGGGCTCGTACTCCTACACGAATCCCGAGGGCGAACTTGTCGAGATCATGTATACGGCGGATGAGAATGGCTTTGTGCCCTCGGGCAATGCCCTGCCCACTCCACCGCCCATTCCGGAAGCGATAGCCAAATCTCTGGCTGCCCAGGGCATCTCCATTCTGCCGGGTGGTGGATACAGTGGAGGTCCTGGAGGACAGG gagcaggtggcggcggaggcggtggtTCGGGATATGGAGGCGGATCTGGATTTGGAGGCGGCGGCGCAGGAGGTGGATCcggtggaggcggaggaggagcaggtggtggcggtggatATGGATCAG gaggcggcggtggtcgTGGAGGAGCACCAGGAGGTCCAG gTGCGCCAGGTGGAGGCGGATTCGGAGGTCAAG gaggtggtggaggctatggaggagcaggtggcgGAGCTGGTCGCGGTGGTTCTCCGGGAGGTCCTG GATCACCAGGCGGCGGCGGATTCGGTGGTCAAGGAGGTGCTGGCGGCGGTTATGGggccggcggcggcggaggacgcggtggtggtggagcaCCAGGAGCTCCGG GATCACCTGGCGCTGGAGGTTTCGGAGGTCAAG gtggtggcggtggatTCGGAGGTGGCGGCGGACGCGGCGGAGCTCCAGGTGCTCCCG GATCACCAGGCGGAGGCGGATATGGCGGCCAGGGAGGTGCTGGCGGCGGCtatggaggcggcggcggtcgcggtggtggtggagcaCCAGGTGCGCCAGGAGCTCCAGGATCCCCAGGTGCTGGCGGATTCGGCGGTCAAG GAGGTGGTGGCGGATTCGGAGGAGGCGCTGGACGCGGAGGTGCCCCAGGAGCTCCAG GATCCCCTGGTGGAGGAGGATTTGGCGGTCAAG gtggtggtggcggatACGGAGGCGGCGCCGGTCGTGGTGGTGCCCCAGGAGCTCCTG GCTCTcccggaggaggaggattcGGAGGTCAAG gaggtggtggcggctttggcggcggcggtggtcgcggtggagctggaggagcaccCGGTGGACCCG GATCCCCAGGCGGTCCAGGTTATGGAGGAGGTGCCGGTGGACCAG GAGGTGCCGGTGGACGTCCAGGCGGACCAGGATTGCCCGGCAACCAGTACGTTCCACCCGCGGCTGGTGGCGGAGCACCCGGCTCGCCAGGCCGACCAGGATCGAAAGGAGCTCCCGGCACAGGATCACAGTACATTCCACCTGCACCGGGAGCGCCGGGCGGAGGTCGTGGAAACGGGGAGTTCAATCCTCAGACGGGCTATAGCTACTAA
- the LOC6733961 gene encoding glycine-rich cell wall structural protein isoform X1 produces the protein MALKWALVITTLVVAQAAKLDNKYLPPPASAASAGGSPGAGLQGPGGGFGGGGGGGGFGGGGAGGGYGAGGGGGPAGGFGGGAGGAGGGGAGGFGGGNNGLGGFANGRPIAPGGGGGGGAPAPRPSPSGGAPPASGPPIPILSFVNENDGDGNYRFSYETGNGIKAQEEGTVKNKGSENEIPSVMGSYSYTNPEGELVEIMYTADENGFVPSGNALPTPPPIPEAIAKSLAAQGISILPGGGYSGGPGAGGGGGGGSGYGGGSGFGGGGAGGGSGGGGGGAGGGGGYGSGGGGGRGGAPGGPGAPGGGGFGGQGGGGGYGGAGGGAGRGGSPGGPGSPGGGGFGGQGGAGGGYGAGGGGGRGGGGAPGAPGSPGAGGFGGQGGGGGFGGGGGRGGAPGAPGSPGGGGYGGQGGAGGGYGGGGGRGGGGAPGAPGAPGSPGAGGFGGQGGGGGFGGGAGRGGAPGAPGSPGGGGFGGQGGGGGYGGGAGRGGAPGAPGSPGGGGFGGQG, from the exons ATGGCTCTTAAGTGG GCTCTGGTGATCACGACGCTGGTGGTTGCCCAAGCAGCCAAGCTGGATAACAAATACCTGCCCCCACCTGCAAGTGCGGCCAGTGCGGGCGGCAGTCCGGGAGCAGGGCTCCAGGGCCCAGGAGGTGGCTTcggcggaggtggtggcggtggaggaTTCGGTGGCGGCGGAGCGGGTGGAGGTTATGGAgcaggcggcggaggcggacCAGCTGGCGGCTTCGGGGGAGGTgccggaggagcaggcggTGGTGGAGCTGGCGGCTTCGGTGGTGGTAACAACGGACTGGGTGGCTTCGCAAACGGACGACCCATTGCTcctggcggcggcggaggcggcggagcACCTGCTCCACGTCCCAGTCCATCAGGTGGCGCGCCACCAGCTTCTGGACCTCCCATTCCGATCCTCTCATTTGTCAACGAGAACGACGGCGATGGCAACTACCGCTTTAGCTACGAGACCGGAAATGGTATCAAGGCCCAGGAGGAGGGCACCGTCAAGAACAAGGGATCTGAGAATGAAATCCCATCCGTGATGGGCTCGTACTCCTACACGAATCCCGAGGGCGAACTTGTCGAGATCATGTATACGGCGGATGAGAATGGCTTTGTGCCCTCGGGCAATGCCCTGCCCACTCCACCGCCCATTCCGGAAGCGATAGCCAAATCTCTGGCTGCCCAGGGCATCTCCATTCTGCCGGGTGGTGGATACAGTGGAGGTCCTG gagcaggtggcggcggaggcggtggtTCGGGATATGGAGGCGGATCTGGATTTGGAGGCGGCGGCGCAGGAGGTGGATCcggtggaggcggaggaggagcaggtggtggcggtggatATGGATCAG gaggcggcggtggtcgTGGAGGAGCACCAGGAGGTCCAG gTGCGCCAGGTGGAGGCGGATTCGGAGGTCAAG gaggtggtggaggctatggaggagcaggtggcgGAGCTGGTCGCGGTGGTTCTCCGGGAGGTCCTG GATCACCAGGCGGCGGCGGATTCGGTGGTCAAGGAGGTGCTGGCGGCGGTTATGGggccggcggcggcggaggacgcggtggtggtggagcaCCAGGAGCTCCGG GATCACCTGGCGCTGGAGGTTTCGGAGGTCAAG gtggtggcggtggatTCGGAGGTGGCGGCGGACGCGGCGGAGCTCCAGGTGCTCCCG GATCACCAGGCGGAGGCGGATATGGCGGCCAGGGAGGTGCTGGCGGCGGCtatggaggcggcggcggtcgcggtggtggtggagcaCCAGGTGCGCCAGGAGCTCCAGGATCCCCAGGTGCTGGCGGATTCGGCGGTCAAG GAGGTGGTGGCGGATTCGGAGGAGGCGCTGGACGCGGAGGTGCCCCAGGAGCTCCAG GATCCCCTGGTGGAGGAGGATTTGGCGGTCAAG gtggtggtggcggatACGGAGGCGGCGCCGGTCGTGGTGGTGCCCCAGGAGCTCCTG GCTCTcccggaggaggaggattcGGAGGTCAAGGTTAG
- the LOC6733961 gene encoding glycine-rich cell wall structural protein isoform X2: protein MALKWALVITTLVVAQAAKLDNKYLPPPASAASAGGSPGAGLQGPGGGFGGGGGGGGFGGGGAGGGYGAGGGGGPAGGFGGGAGGAGGGGAGGFGGGNNGLGGFANGRPIAPGGGGGGGAPAPRPSPSGGAPPASGPPIPILSFVNENDGDGNYRFSYETGNGIKAQEEGTVKNKGSENEIPSVMGSYSYTNPEGELVEIMYTADENGFVPSGNALPTPPPIPEAIAKSLAAQGISILPGGGYSGGPGGQGAGGGGGGGSGYGGGSGFGGGGAGGGSGGGGGGAGGGGGYGSGGGGGRGGAPGGPGAPGGGGFGGQGGGGGFGGGAGRGGAPGAPGSPGGGGFGGQGGGGGYGGGAGRGGAPGAPGSPGGGGFGGQG, encoded by the exons ATGGCTCTTAAGTGG GCTCTGGTGATCACGACGCTGGTGGTTGCCCAAGCAGCCAAGCTGGATAACAAATACCTGCCCCCACCTGCAAGTGCGGCCAGTGCGGGCGGCAGTCCGGGAGCAGGGCTCCAGGGCCCAGGAGGTGGCTTcggcggaggtggtggcggtggaggaTTCGGTGGCGGCGGAGCGGGTGGAGGTTATGGAgcaggcggcggaggcggacCAGCTGGCGGCTTCGGGGGAGGTgccggaggagcaggcggTGGTGGAGCTGGCGGCTTCGGTGGTGGTAACAACGGACTGGGTGGCTTCGCAAACGGACGACCCATTGCTcctggcggcggcggaggcggcggagcACCTGCTCCACGTCCCAGTCCATCAGGTGGCGCGCCACCAGCTTCTGGACCTCCCATTCCGATCCTCTCATTTGTCAACGAGAACGACGGCGATGGCAACTACCGCTTTAGCTACGAGACCGGAAATGGTATCAAGGCCCAGGAGGAGGGCACCGTCAAGAACAAGGGATCTGAGAATGAAATCCCATCCGTGATGGGCTCGTACTCCTACACGAATCCCGAGGGCGAACTTGTCGAGATCATGTATACGGCGGATGAGAATGGCTTTGTGCCCTCGGGCAATGCCCTGCCCACTCCACCGCCCATTCCGGAAGCGATAGCCAAATCTCTGGCTGCCCAGGGCATCTCCATTCTGCCGGGTGGTGGATACAGTGGAGGTCCTGGAGGACAGG gagcaggtggcggcggaggcggtggtTCGGGATATGGAGGCGGATCTGGATTTGGAGGCGGCGGCGCAGGAGGTGGATCcggtggaggcggaggaggagcaggtggtggcggtggatATGGATCAG gaggcggcggtggtcgTGGAGGAGCACCAGGAGGTCCAG gTGCGCCAGGTGGAGGCGGATTCGGAGGTCAAG GAGGTGGTGGCGGATTCGGAGGAGGCGCTGGACGCGGAGGTGCCCCAGGAGCTCCAG GATCCCCTGGTGGAGGAGGATTTGGCGGTCAAG gtggtggtggcggatACGGAGGCGGCGCCGGTCGTGGTGGTGCCCCAGGAGCTCCTG GCTCTcccggaggaggaggattcGGAGGTCAAGGTTAG
- the LOC6733961 gene encoding glycine-rich cell wall structural protein isoform X3, translated as MALKWALVITTLVVAQAAKLDNKYLPPPASAASAGGSPGAGLQGPGGGFGGGGGGGGFGGGGAGGGYGAGGGGGPAGGFGGGAGGAGGGGAGGFGGGNNGLGGFANGRPIAPGGGGGGGAPAPRPSPSGGAPPASGPPIPILSFVNENDGDGNYRFSYETGNGIKAQEEGTVKNKGSENEIPSVMGSYSYTNPEGELVEIMYTADENGFVPSGNALPTPPPIPEAIAKSLAAQGISILPGGGYSGGPGGQGAGGGGGGGSGYGGGSGFGGGGAGGGSGGGGGGAGGGGGYGSGGGGGRGGAPGGPGAPGGGGFGGQGGGGGFGGGAGRGGAPGAPGGGGGYGGGAGRGGAPGAPGSPGGGGFGGQG; from the exons ATGGCTCTTAAGTGG GCTCTGGTGATCACGACGCTGGTGGTTGCCCAAGCAGCCAAGCTGGATAACAAATACCTGCCCCCACCTGCAAGTGCGGCCAGTGCGGGCGGCAGTCCGGGAGCAGGGCTCCAGGGCCCAGGAGGTGGCTTcggcggaggtggtggcggtggaggaTTCGGTGGCGGCGGAGCGGGTGGAGGTTATGGAgcaggcggcggaggcggacCAGCTGGCGGCTTCGGGGGAGGTgccggaggagcaggcggTGGTGGAGCTGGCGGCTTCGGTGGTGGTAACAACGGACTGGGTGGCTTCGCAAACGGACGACCCATTGCTcctggcggcggcggaggcggcggagcACCTGCTCCACGTCCCAGTCCATCAGGTGGCGCGCCACCAGCTTCTGGACCTCCCATTCCGATCCTCTCATTTGTCAACGAGAACGACGGCGATGGCAACTACCGCTTTAGCTACGAGACCGGAAATGGTATCAAGGCCCAGGAGGAGGGCACCGTCAAGAACAAGGGATCTGAGAATGAAATCCCATCCGTGATGGGCTCGTACTCCTACACGAATCCCGAGGGCGAACTTGTCGAGATCATGTATACGGCGGATGAGAATGGCTTTGTGCCCTCGGGCAATGCCCTGCCCACTCCACCGCCCATTCCGGAAGCGATAGCCAAATCTCTGGCTGCCCAGGGCATCTCCATTCTGCCGGGTGGTGGATACAGTGGAGGTCCTGGAGGACAGG gagcaggtggcggcggaggcggtggtTCGGGATATGGAGGCGGATCTGGATTTGGAGGCGGCGGCGCAGGAGGTGGATCcggtggaggcggaggaggagcaggtggtggcggtggatATGGATCAG gaggcggcggtggtcgTGGAGGAGCACCAGGAGGTCCAG gTGCGCCAGGTGGAGGCGGATTCGGAGGTCAAG GAGGTGGTGGCGGATTCGGAGGAGGCGCTGGACGCGGAGGTGCCCCAGGAGCTCCAG gtggtggtggcggatACGGAGGCGGCGCCGGTCGTGGTGGTGCCCCAGGAGCTCCTG GCTCTcccggaggaggaggattcGGAGGTCAAGGTTAG
- the LOC6733963 gene encoding troponin C isoform X1 has translation MELSPQDEDLTPEQIAVLQKAFNSFDHQKTGSIPTEMVADILRLMGQPFDRQILDELIDEVDEDKSGRLEFEEFVQLAAKFIVEEDDEAMQKELREAFRLYDKQGNGYIPTSCLKEILKELDDQLTEQELDIMIEEIDSDGSGTVDFDEFMEMMTGE, from the exons ATGGAACTTTCTCCTCAGGACGAAGATCTGACCCCCGAGCAGATTGCCGTTCTGCAGAAGGCATTCAACAGCTTCGATCACCAGAAGACCGGCAGTATCCCCACCGAAATGGTCGCCGATATCCTGCGTCTTATGGGTCAGCCCTTCGACAGGCAGATCCTTGACGAGCTGATCGACGAGGTCGATGAGGACA AGTCCGGTCGCCTGGAGTTCGAGGAGTTCGTCCAGCTGGCTGCCAAGTTCATCGTGGAGGAGGATGACGAGGCCATGCAGAAGGAGCTGCGCGAGGCTTTCCGCCTGTACGACAAGCAGGGCAATGGCTACATTCCCACCTCCTGCCTGAAGGAGATCCTCAAGGAACTGGACGACCAGCTGACCGAACAGGAGCTCGACATCATGATTGAGGAAATCGATTCCGACGGCTCTGGCACCGTTGATTTTGATG aaTTCATGGAGATGATGACTGGCGAGTAA
- the LOC6733963 gene encoding troponin C isoform X2 encodes MDNIDEDLTPEQIAVLQKAFNSFDHQKTGSIPTEMVADILRLMGQPFDRQILDELIDEVDEDKSGRLEFEEFVQLAAKFIVEEDDEAMQKELREAFRLYDKQGNGYIPTSCLKEILKELDDQLTEQELDIMIEEIDSDGSGTVDFDEFMEMMTGE; translated from the exons ATGGACAACATT GACGAAGATCTGACCCCCGAGCAGATTGCCGTTCTGCAGAAGGCATTCAACAGCTTCGATCACCAGAAGACCGGCAGTATCCCCACCGAAATGGTCGCCGATATCCTGCGTCTTATGGGTCAGCCCTTCGACAGGCAGATCCTTGACGAGCTGATCGACGAGGTCGATGAGGACA AGTCCGGTCGCCTGGAGTTCGAGGAGTTCGTCCAGCTGGCTGCCAAGTTCATCGTGGAGGAGGATGACGAGGCCATGCAGAAGGAGCTGCGCGAGGCTTTCCGCCTGTACGACAAGCAGGGCAATGGCTACATTCCCACCTCCTGCCTGAAGGAGATCCTCAAGGAACTGGACGACCAGCTGACCGAACAGGAGCTCGACATCATGATTGAGGAAATCGATTCCGACGGCTCTGGCACCGTTGATTTTGATG aaTTCATGGAGATGATGACTGGCGAGTAA
- the LOC6733965 gene encoding cuticular protein 47Eg — protein MKFFIAFACLLAVAVANEDANVLRAEQEVNVDNFKYVLELDNSVNVQQKGGLNGEEWVVSGTQSWNSPEGVPVSIQYVADANGYNVQSANPPLPTPPPIPEAILRSLEYIRAHPPKE, from the exons ATGAAGTTCTTC ATTGCTTTCGCCTGCCTGTTGGCCGTCGCCGTCGCCAACGAAGATGCCAATGTTCTCCGTGCCGAGCAGGAAGTGAATGTGGACAACTTTAAGTACGTTCTTGAGCTGGACAACTCTGTCAATGTGCAGCAGAAGGGTGGCCTTAACGGCGAAGAGTGGGTGGTGTCGGGAACCCAGTCGTGGAATTCTCCCGAAGGTGTGCCAGTAAGCATCCAATATGTCGCCGATGCCAACGGTTACAATGTGCAGTCTGCCAACCCTCCTCTGCCCACCCCACCCCCAATTCCAGAGGCCATCCTGCGTTCTCTGGAGTACATCCGCGCCCACCCCCCCAAGgaataa